One part of the Novipirellula aureliae genome encodes these proteins:
- a CDS encoding sugar kinase: MAAISIPAANADLDFLSLGALVHRLDPGVTPFRTATSFDIHVSGGEYNCAANLASCFGLKTGIASAMVNNGIGELISRQVRAMGVKPFYKQFKHDGVRGPNMATVYSDRGQGVRPPVVFYNRANEAGAMLKPGDFDWKEIFAGGCRWFHSGGIFAALSETTAEVVIEGLKAAGEAGAIRSFDLNYRAKLWDSIGGLEQGQKMIAEIAKHVDLLVGNEEDLQMGLGVKGPDVEKKDTSKLDPQNFFKMIDEAVEKFPNIKAVATTLREVHSTNRHSWSAVLWHDGQQYVAPTAELDVIDRIGGGDGFASGLIYGLLDGRSSEESLKLGWAHGALLTTFPGDVSRATLSEVEAFAKGGSARVQR, from the coding sequence ATGGCAGCCATTTCGATTCCCGCGGCGAACGCCGATCTCGATTTTCTTTCTCTCGGGGCACTCGTTCACCGGCTCGATCCAGGTGTAACTCCATTTCGTACCGCAACCTCTTTCGACATTCACGTTTCGGGTGGTGAGTACAATTGTGCGGCCAACTTGGCATCCTGCTTCGGGTTGAAAACGGGCATTGCATCCGCGATGGTTAACAACGGAATCGGCGAATTGATAAGTCGTCAAGTTCGTGCGATGGGCGTCAAACCGTTCTACAAACAATTCAAACATGATGGTGTTCGCGGCCCAAATATGGCAACCGTTTATAGTGATCGCGGCCAAGGCGTTCGTCCTCCGGTCGTATTCTATAACCGAGCCAACGAGGCTGGCGCGATGTTAAAGCCGGGCGACTTTGATTGGAAAGAAATTTTTGCTGGAGGATGCCGGTGGTTTCATAGCGGTGGTATTTTTGCCGCTTTGTCGGAAACCACTGCGGAAGTGGTGATCGAAGGACTCAAAGCGGCTGGTGAAGCGGGTGCGATTCGATCCTTCGATTTGAACTATCGTGCCAAGCTATGGGATTCGATCGGTGGACTCGAGCAAGGTCAGAAAATGATCGCTGAAATCGCCAAACATGTTGACCTGCTTGTCGGCAATGAAGAGGATTTGCAAATGGGACTTGGGGTCAAGGGGCCAGATGTTGAGAAGAAGGACACTAGCAAACTCGATCCACAAAACTTCTTCAAAATGATCGATGAAGCGGTTGAAAAGTTCCCGAACATCAAAGCGGTTGCGACCACATTGCGAGAAGTCCACAGCACCAATCGTCACTCGTGGTCCGCCGTCCTTTGGCACGACGGCCAACAATACGTTGCACCGACCGCTGAATTGGATGTGATCGATCGCATCGGCGGCGGTGATGGATTTGCATCGGGTTTGATTTACGGATTGCTCGATGGACGATCCTCCGAGGAAAGCCTGAAGCTCGGTTGGGCACATGGTGCGTTACTGACCACGTTCCCTGGCGATGTGTCGCGTGCCACGCTGAGTGAAGTCGAGGCATTCGCTAAAGGCGGCAGTGCGAGGGTTCAGCGTTAG
- a CDS encoding type III pantothenate kinase, with protein MNERSGLVCIDIGNSAAKVLIRTDSNQIAAEVQPNAKPWPRNAFPISKQNWAESVLDWVSSVCAEVSSKPPTGPSTGPRDEWQWRIASVQRQAAQQLKAVIERSFRKRSIRLISCRDVPMVLNVDYPERVGIDRLLSAYAALQRHPKPVIVVDAGSAVTVDYIDEKDCYCGGAIFPGLQLQTNALTLGTDALPPVDWSVVHSGRIPAKETSEAIALGVFTGVTAAIDRLIDRYQQTNRSGRRIKIVLCGGDADSISKWIEHEHFVVPDLVLEGIADLTV; from the coding sequence GTGAACGAGCGGTCGGGACTCGTTTGCATCGACATCGGAAATTCCGCCGCGAAAGTTCTGATCCGGACCGATTCAAACCAAATCGCTGCAGAAGTCCAGCCCAATGCGAAGCCTTGGCCAAGAAACGCTTTTCCGATTTCAAAGCAAAACTGGGCCGAATCCGTTCTGGATTGGGTGTCGAGCGTCTGCGCAGAGGTCTCTTCAAAGCCGCCTACCGGACCCTCCACAGGACCGCGCGATGAATGGCAGTGGCGAATTGCCAGTGTTCAACGCCAAGCGGCTCAGCAGCTAAAAGCGGTTATTGAGCGATCTTTTCGGAAGCGGTCGATTCGTTTGATTAGCTGTCGCGACGTACCAATGGTTCTAAACGTTGATTATCCTGAGCGAGTTGGAATCGACCGATTGTTGTCGGCATACGCAGCCCTGCAGCGTCATCCAAAGCCGGTCATTGTGGTCGATGCAGGGTCCGCCGTCACGGTCGATTATATCGATGAAAAAGATTGCTATTGTGGCGGTGCCATCTTTCCAGGGCTTCAGCTACAAACCAATGCCCTAACGCTCGGCACCGATGCGTTGCCACCGGTAGACTGGAGCGTCGTTCACTCAGGTCGTATCCCGGCAAAAGAGACGAGTGAAGCCATTGCTTTGGGTGTTTTCACGGGAGTCACTGCCGCGATTGATCGGTTGATCGATCGGTATCAGCAGACAAACCGATCAGGCCGAAGGATCAAAATCGTGCTCTGTGGTGGCGATGCCGATTCCATCTCAAAGTGGATAGAGCATGAGCACTTCGTCGTCCCCGATCTCGTCCTAGAAGGGATTGCGGATCTTACCGTCTAG
- a CDS encoding DUF6655 family protein, which translates to MSRLQSHLSIRRILLNIVWVIGGVLLSGCGTTRERDATEQLVLSNAVDRSISAIDFRPMTGRKVYLDTSYLKEVKGSSFVNAAYITSALRQQIAGAGCLLQDSSEQADLIIEPRVGTLGSDDHRVTFGIPENNSLSSAASLLPNAPSIPSIPEIAVARRDAREAAAKIAAFAYDRETRKAVWQSGVRQSIASAKDTYVLGVGPFQAGTIREGTKLAGSQIVHFGDTDPKQSPNDSFRRPPVDYTAEVRFQDGWPIYDKKSVADQLLDEAPEQKALGQEAPTAIASLPEHASTRSTDADVPADSPKADTQKRIPKSDNASSNRKMR; encoded by the coding sequence ATGTCCCGCCTGCAAAGCCATCTCTCCATTCGTCGAATTTTGCTCAACATTGTCTGGGTGATTGGGGGCGTTCTATTGAGTGGCTGTGGAACAACCCGTGAGCGAGATGCGACCGAGCAGTTAGTCTTGAGCAATGCGGTTGATCGCAGCATTTCAGCCATCGACTTTCGGCCGATGACAGGTCGTAAAGTGTACTTGGACACCAGCTATTTGAAAGAAGTCAAAGGATCGAGCTTTGTAAATGCCGCATACATTACCAGCGCCCTTCGTCAACAAATTGCGGGTGCGGGTTGTTTGCTACAAGACAGTAGCGAACAGGCTGATTTGATCATTGAGCCACGCGTCGGGACACTTGGATCGGATGACCACCGGGTCACGTTTGGAATCCCAGAAAACAATTCGCTTTCATCCGCGGCATCGCTATTGCCGAACGCACCTTCGATTCCTTCGATTCCAGAAATTGCCGTCGCACGCCGTGATGCTCGCGAAGCCGCTGCGAAGATCGCAGCATTTGCGTACGATCGTGAAACCCGTAAAGCGGTTTGGCAATCGGGCGTGCGTCAATCCATCGCTAGCGCGAAAGACACTTATGTTCTGGGTGTTGGCCCCTTTCAAGCGGGAACCATTCGTGAAGGAACCAAATTGGCTGGCAGCCAAATCGTGCACTTTGGTGATACGGATCCGAAACAATCTCCAAATGACTCTTTCCGAAGGCCTCCGGTTGACTATACTGCCGAAGTTCGGTTCCAAGATGGCTGGCCCATCTATGACAAAAAGTCGGTCGCAGACCAATTGCTCGACGAAGCACCCGAACAAAAGGCACTGGGGCAAGAAGCCCCTACTGCAATCGCGTCGCTGCCCGAGCACGCGTCAACCCGATCAACGGATGCCGACGTGCCTGCCGACTCCCCAAAAGCGGATACGCAAAAGCGGATCCCCAAAAGCGACAATGCTTCGTCAAACCGAAAAATGAGGTAG
- a CDS encoding RNA polymerase sigma factor, producing MLRVKEDDAGAFEELVRRYEARLVRLMHALGPRHDLAEDLAQETFLRVYRSRKRYEPGAKFSTWLFTIAGNVARNAKRSVSRRREVSEVDAPRTENAASDAQMLASTALEASGLMPTRLVEGDERAEIVRVAVSSLSDRQRMALMLSRFENLSYAEIAETMDLTPKAVKSLLSRARVNLKEILQPYIETGMIPREVHDDER from the coding sequence ATGTTGCGCGTCAAAGAGGATGACGCGGGGGCGTTTGAAGAATTGGTCCGCCGCTACGAGGCTCGGTTGGTGCGATTGATGCATGCATTAGGCCCGCGGCATGATTTGGCCGAAGATTTAGCTCAGGAAACCTTTCTGCGGGTCTATCGATCGAGGAAACGTTATGAACCGGGCGCAAAATTTTCGACGTGGTTGTTTACGATTGCCGGCAATGTCGCTCGGAATGCAAAACGCTCCGTTTCACGCCGCCGCGAGGTCAGTGAGGTCGACGCACCGCGAACGGAGAATGCGGCGAGCGATGCGCAAATGCTGGCGTCCACTGCCCTCGAAGCAAGCGGCCTGATGCCAACGCGGCTGGTCGAAGGAGACGAACGAGCCGAGATTGTGCGAGTCGCTGTCTCGTCATTAAGTGATCGACAACGAATGGCGCTGATGTTGTCACGATTCGAAAACCTAAGTTATGCGGAGATCGCTGAAACGATGGATTTGACCCCCAAAGCGGTCAAGTCGCTATTAAGTCGTGCACGTGTCAATCTAAAAGAAATTTTGCAGCCCTACATCGAAACGGGCATGATTCCAAGGGAGGTTCACGATGATGAGCGATAG
- a CDS encoding class I SAM-dependent methyltransferase: protein MYQLIDFGDGLKLESLSGHTIVRPSPAAELSRRALRDRWSTYRSIYELPRKAWTHNRPWPADLMIDCGNFRMPVHPTPFGHIGVFPEQFENWKWLQQRRPTPPVGNARPLALNLFAYTGASTIALALAGYDVVHVDAAKPNVAAAKQSVDANGLAGVSIRYMVDDAAKFTAREVRRERKYGTIVLDPPAYGHTPKGKTWRIERDLWPLLENCLRLVDPAGFRLLVTGHSPQVVAGDVIKYFQQASLTKRFSVAFDSGRSVLKDLSGRSLDAGFFVRVEAPGSIQAQA from the coding sequence GTGTATCAACTGATTGACTTTGGTGACGGATTAAAACTCGAATCCTTGTCGGGGCACACAATCGTGCGTCCTTCGCCTGCCGCGGAGCTTTCTCGTCGTGCCTTAAGAGATCGGTGGTCAACTTACCGATCGATCTATGAATTGCCCCGTAAGGCGTGGACCCACAATCGACCTTGGCCGGCCGATTTGATGATTGACTGCGGGAATTTTCGCATGCCCGTACACCCGACGCCCTTTGGCCATATTGGCGTCTTTCCTGAACAGTTCGAGAATTGGAAGTGGCTACAGCAAAGAAGGCCAACGCCGCCGGTCGGAAACGCTCGACCGCTTGCCCTAAACTTGTTTGCTTACACGGGTGCAAGCACAATCGCATTGGCGCTTGCTGGCTATGACGTGGTCCATGTTGATGCCGCCAAGCCGAATGTGGCCGCAGCCAAGCAATCGGTCGATGCGAATGGACTGGCCGGTGTCAGCATTCGCTACATGGTCGATGACGCGGCGAAATTTACGGCTCGCGAAGTCCGCCGCGAGCGGAAATATGGAACCATTGTGCTCGACCCGCCTGCCTACGGGCATACCCCCAAAGGGAAAACGTGGAGGATCGAAAGAGACCTTTGGCCACTATTGGAAAATTGTCTTCGGCTTGTCGATCCAGCGGGCTTTCGCTTGTTGGTAACCGGTCATTCACCGCAAGTCGTTGCCGGGGACGTGATCAAATATTTTCAGCAAGCATCGCTTACCAAACGGTTTTCGGTCGCGTTCGATTCCGGCCGATCGGTATTAAAGGATTTGTCCGGTCGCTCCCTCGATGCTGGCTTCTTCGTTCGGGTGGAGGCCCCAGGGTCGATTCAAGCACAAGCATAA
- the obgE gene encoding GTPase ObgE — protein MFVDRVRVEFQAGKGGDGCMSFRREKFVPRGGPDGGDGGDGGSLILQAQDGVNSLAQFATRRFFRAPKGTAGQGSMRYGRNGQDQILLVPTGTTVIDAENGFVIKDLTVEGEQFVAARGGKGGRGNASFKSSTNRAPREKTMGALGEIRDVILELKSIADVGLVGLPNAGKSTLLSQLSAARPEIADYPFTTKHPNLGIVEVGLERSFVLADIPGLIEGASEGVGLGHEFLRHIERAGLLVHLVEPAPVDATDPVANYHSIRSELTQYDTSLGEREEIIVVTKCEMPGAEEICQTLAEQTGKEVFMISAMTREGLEPLVQEIMNRVEQRRAQNSEIKPAPATITPSNRDNIAKPDETAKPPKRLPPHRTGATAELSSGHQAKDFDDDAFYQQNVSEPDS, from the coding sequence ATGTTTGTCGATCGCGTTCGTGTGGAATTTCAAGCCGGTAAAGGTGGCGATGGCTGCATGAGTTTTCGTCGCGAAAAGTTTGTCCCACGAGGTGGGCCAGACGGTGGCGATGGTGGCGACGGCGGCAGTTTGATCTTACAAGCCCAAGATGGCGTCAATAGCCTCGCTCAATTCGCCACTCGCCGTTTCTTTCGAGCCCCCAAAGGAACCGCTGGACAGGGCTCGATGCGGTACGGGCGCAACGGGCAGGACCAGATCTTGTTGGTGCCTACCGGAACGACTGTGATTGATGCCGAAAACGGCTTTGTCATCAAAGACTTAACCGTCGAGGGCGAGCAGTTCGTCGCGGCTCGCGGAGGCAAGGGGGGGCGAGGCAACGCGTCGTTCAAATCGTCAACCAACCGCGCTCCGCGTGAAAAGACAATGGGTGCGTTGGGCGAAATTCGCGATGTCATTTTAGAACTCAAATCGATCGCAGATGTCGGGCTGGTGGGACTACCCAATGCGGGCAAAAGCACGCTATTGAGCCAATTGTCGGCGGCACGCCCCGAGATCGCTGACTATCCTTTTACAACCAAGCATCCCAACCTTGGCATCGTCGAGGTTGGTTTAGAACGCTCGTTTGTCTTGGCCGATATCCCTGGGTTGATCGAAGGCGCGAGCGAAGGCGTCGGACTCGGACATGAGTTTTTACGACATATCGAACGGGCCGGGCTGCTGGTTCATCTTGTCGAACCCGCCCCCGTCGACGCGACCGATCCCGTTGCCAATTACCACTCCATCCGCAGTGAATTGACTCAATACGATACTTCACTCGGGGAGCGAGAAGAGATTATCGTCGTCACGAAATGCGAAATGCCAGGCGCGGAAGAAATTTGCCAAACTTTGGCGGAGCAAACCGGCAAAGAAGTGTTCATGATTAGCGCCATGACTCGCGAAGGCTTGGAACCGCTCGTGCAAGAAATCATGAACCGCGTCGAGCAAAGGCGAGCCCAAAACTCGGAAATCAAGCCTGCCCCGGCAACGATCACCCCCTCGAATCGAGACAACATCGCAAAGCCAGACGAGACCGCGAAACCGCCCAAGCGTTTACCGCCACATCGAACGGGAGCGACCGCTGAATTGTCGAGCGGCCACCAAGCGAAAGACTTTGATGATGACGCTTTCTACCAACAAAATGTATCGGAGCCCGATTCGTGA
- a CDS encoding TonB-dependent receptor domain-containing protein has translation MSLRLYFRVFVFIGVLVSSLSQTDRSSQSIADEPEYYLLKKAQYYFGDGAEEIRLVQAESTPAEITQPADFGVDQSQFTGLGNTANELGGRLDLSELLEPELPSSAGTSLNSPAEVANFEELTGQVQTAAATTAPLDIVPASTFNLVTLPDVAQTLIDVATTQTVKARRRSPIGFDPRVRGYYEGQIQTTLDGGFQTPVRGDLDAALAKFDSGLIGSTEVISGPYGLRYGSGFSFINVTSLPTPRYEGGKEKHLRLGSHVRANGGQTFNTATFLGGSRRSGYYANVSYRKGSDYDAGNGLDIPSSYGALSVLSGYGFDIDDETHSETKFSFLNQGETEYAAQFFDVDDLKHYGITQNLIHRNECTGLGYRMTAWLSNTEFDGDTTMDSKRKNNFPVLQRVDDALRTASLSEDPNRAIPSSAEFLGQVDGDLTTAGIRAGVTREINEESSIGAGMDFRYVQQRIRERYDLSQFQIDDPIFGTGLPTAEVFDPGVYTELAEGLTEDWRIAMGARLAFASTQADAAELGENSNFKDVNGNVNRDLDVSDILGSFYLMNDIDLAKHWRTKFGFGYAERLPNLTDRYSDGLFLAIIQSGFSRVNGNPELSKERNWQVDARLDADYENVRGHISVFHSWILDYVTYAANPINDPLGARLLTALNTDYATMMGFEMYGEADLLEGVQTFAGLSYLEGRDQVIHQPLSGITPLEGRIGIRLSDVSGDAAWGLEWGLRMAARQDRLGTLRSVQDGLPPVTLETETPGFGVSYLRGYLRPSDRVSITGGIDNLFDKNYYEHLNLRLPADDTYGPTVVLSPGFTPYVGVEVEY, from the coding sequence ATGTCACTGCGACTTTATTTTCGGGTGTTCGTTTTCATCGGTGTCCTCGTGTCTTCGTTATCCCAAACGGACCGTTCCTCCCAATCCATAGCGGATGAGCCTGAGTATTATCTGCTCAAAAAGGCCCAGTACTATTTCGGCGATGGGGCTGAAGAAATTCGCTTGGTGCAGGCGGAGTCGACGCCAGCGGAGATTACTCAGCCTGCCGACTTTGGAGTCGATCAGAGTCAATTCACGGGACTAGGAAATACGGCCAATGAACTCGGGGGACGCTTGGATCTCTCCGAACTTCTCGAACCTGAATTGCCAAGTTCGGCTGGCACCAGCCTCAATTCACCTGCCGAAGTGGCAAACTTCGAAGAGCTTACCGGCCAGGTTCAAACGGCTGCTGCTACGACTGCGCCGCTTGATATCGTTCCCGCGAGCACCTTCAATCTGGTAACGCTTCCCGATGTTGCCCAAACGCTCATTGATGTCGCGACGACACAGACGGTCAAGGCTCGTCGCCGCAGTCCGATCGGCTTTGACCCTCGCGTCCGAGGATACTATGAGGGCCAGATTCAAACAACACTTGACGGTGGTTTTCAAACCCCCGTTCGTGGCGACCTCGATGCGGCACTTGCCAAGTTTGATAGTGGTTTGATCGGTAGCACGGAGGTCATCAGCGGCCCCTACGGGTTGCGGTACGGTAGCGGATTTTCGTTCATCAATGTCACCTCGCTTCCAACGCCCCGCTACGAAGGTGGCAAGGAAAAACATCTCCGGCTCGGATCCCATGTGCGAGCAAATGGTGGCCAAACCTTTAACACCGCTACGTTTCTTGGTGGCAGTCGCCGATCGGGCTATTACGCAAACGTTAGCTATCGAAAAGGGAGCGACTACGATGCGGGTAACGGATTGGATATCCCTAGTAGCTACGGTGCGTTGAGCGTCCTTTCCGGCTACGGCTTTGACATTGATGACGAGACCCACTCGGAAACAAAGTTTTCTTTTCTAAACCAAGGAGAAACCGAATACGCAGCCCAGTTTTTTGATGTCGATGATTTGAAGCATTACGGTATCACGCAAAATCTAATCCATCGAAACGAATGCACGGGTCTCGGGTACCGGATGACCGCTTGGTTATCCAACACGGAGTTCGACGGTGACACGACGATGGACTCAAAACGAAAGAACAACTTTCCCGTCTTGCAAAGGGTCGACGACGCGCTGCGAACGGCCTCCTTGTCAGAAGACCCAAATCGCGCGATCCCGTCATCCGCCGAGTTCCTTGGCCAGGTCGATGGCGACCTAACCACCGCTGGCATCCGTGCGGGCGTGACCCGCGAAATAAATGAAGAATCATCGATCGGTGCGGGCATGGATTTCCGCTATGTGCAACAGAGAATCCGAGAACGCTATGACCTATCACAGTTCCAAATAGATGATCCAATTTTTGGAACCGGATTGCCTACCGCCGAGGTATTCGACCCTGGCGTCTACACCGAATTAGCCGAAGGTCTCACCGAGGATTGGCGAATCGCGATGGGAGCCCGCTTGGCCTTTGCATCCACGCAAGCCGATGCAGCGGAATTGGGGGAAAATTCCAATTTCAAAGATGTCAATGGAAACGTGAATCGCGATTTAGATGTATCGGATATCCTAGGCTCATTCTACCTCATGAATGACATCGACTTGGCGAAGCATTGGCGTACAAAGTTCGGTTTCGGCTATGCGGAACGATTGCCGAATCTAACCGATCGCTACAGTGACGGATTGTTTCTAGCGATTATCCAGAGTGGCTTTAGTCGAGTGAACGGCAACCCTGAATTGTCAAAAGAACGCAACTGGCAAGTCGATGCTCGCTTGGATGCCGACTACGAAAATGTTCGCGGACACATCAGTGTTTTTCATAGTTGGATCTTGGACTACGTTACTTACGCAGCCAACCCGATCAACGACCCGCTCGGTGCTCGGCTATTGACCGCCCTCAACACCGACTACGCTACGATGATGGGTTTCGAAATGTATGGTGAAGCGGATCTCTTGGAAGGAGTGCAAACCTTTGCAGGTTTGTCGTACCTAGAAGGCCGCGACCAAGTGATTCACCAGCCGTTGTCGGGCATCACGCCGCTCGAAGGCCGCATCGGAATTCGGCTTTCGGACGTCAGCGGCGATGCTGCGTGGGGTTTGGAATGGGGGTTACGCATGGCCGCACGTCAAGACCGACTCGGGACCCTGCGTTCGGTGCAAGACGGCTTGCCACCGGTCACGCTCGAGACGGAAACCCCTGGATTCGGCGTTTCCTACCTTCGTGGATATCTCCGCCCAAGCGATCGGGTCAGCATCACGGGCGGTATCGATAATCTGTTTGACAAGAACTACTACGAGCATTTGAACCTGCGTTTGCCTGCCGATGATACTTACGGTCCAACGGTTGTCTTATCACCCGGTTTCACTCCTTACGTCGGCGTTGAAGTTGAGTATTGA
- a CDS encoding anti-sigma factor family protein, whose product MMSDSERLLSDDSPIDPDDELLVAYVDGELSIPDRDALEQRLLNDEALRLRLQALQQGWDLLDNFSPSNPSEQLVESTMELVVADLVKTKPKPTSAMGRNRWAIGTASITFCAMIITAAAIFSIQHSRYNRELIDLGLAENLDAYYDGRDLQLMRDLSLNDSWTNMIATLKEVGSLTLPTPLVADKPIAEREATLRELPLADRAALDARWKRFTRLDETQQEQIRKTADAVSKAPDPQRLLETMQAYTIWHESLPSNLRDGIKSDKMDERREALRRAIEETQIQASKQSGKVLSDETVEQIQFALNLILNQRIALDQPELSRFRSRMRRSVDPDQVDRITIAAIVFGNRLGANDSRGGSNSEPRPPRLGFLRNSRDRLEPLTRDELAMIEYVLSEEDQQMLDTIAGVPRNPVMVTETLRIWAEETVIRNFPSREKDHRSLLDRYEQIDDPEQREVLDLLPPAEMLDHLTP is encoded by the coding sequence ATGATGAGCGATAGCGAGCGTTTGTTGTCGGACGATTCCCCCATCGACCCCGATGATGAGTTACTTGTCGCCTATGTCGATGGCGAACTTTCCATTCCCGATCGCGATGCGCTCGAGCAACGGCTTTTGAACGATGAAGCGTTGCGTCTACGGTTGCAGGCGTTACAGCAAGGGTGGGATCTGCTCGATAATTTTTCGCCGTCAAACCCAAGCGAACAATTGGTCGAGTCGACGATGGAGTTGGTGGTCGCCGATTTGGTGAAGACGAAACCGAAACCCACATCGGCCATGGGACGAAACCGCTGGGCGATTGGCACTGCGTCCATTACTTTTTGTGCGATGATCATCACCGCCGCAGCTATCTTTTCGATTCAGCACTCTCGCTACAACCGAGAACTTATCGATTTAGGCTTGGCAGAGAACCTCGATGCGTATTATGACGGTCGAGACCTGCAACTGATGCGAGATCTGTCGCTCAATGATTCGTGGACGAACATGATTGCGACGCTGAAGGAGGTCGGAAGTTTGACATTGCCGACGCCGTTGGTTGCCGACAAACCGATCGCTGAACGAGAAGCGACTCTTCGAGAGTTGCCGCTTGCCGATCGCGCGGCTTTGGATGCTCGCTGGAAACGCTTTACACGACTCGACGAGACCCAGCAGGAACAGATTCGTAAGACGGCTGATGCGGTCTCAAAAGCGCCCGACCCTCAGCGTCTACTCGAAACGATGCAAGCTTACACCATTTGGCATGAATCACTACCTAGCAATCTTCGCGATGGTATTAAGTCGGATAAAATGGACGAGCGACGCGAAGCTCTCAGGCGGGCCATCGAAGAAACGCAAATCCAAGCATCCAAGCAGTCCGGAAAAGTTTTGTCGGACGAAACCGTCGAACAGATTCAGTTCGCATTGAATCTGATTTTGAACCAGCGAATCGCTCTCGATCAACCCGAGCTATCTCGATTCCGATCTCGAATGAGGCGATCTGTCGATCCTGACCAGGTTGATCGGATTACCATTGCAGCAATCGTTTTTGGCAATCGTCTTGGGGCGAACGATTCGCGAGGTGGCTCAAACTCAGAACCACGTCCACCGCGACTTGGATTCTTACGCAACTCACGTGACCGTTTAGAACCATTGACCCGCGATGAATTGGCGATGATCGAGTACGTCTTGAGTGAAGAAGATCAACAAATGCTCGATACCATTGCGGGGGTTCCACGCAACCCAGTGATGGTCACCGAAACCTTACGCATTTGGGCCGAAGAGACCGTGATTCGGAACTTTCCGTCTCGCGAAAAGGATCATCGGTCTCTGCTCGATCGCTACGAACAAATCGATGACCCCGAGCAACGCGAGGTCCTTGATCTGTTACCACCGGCTGAAATGCTCGACCACTTGACGCCCTAA
- a CDS encoding SDR family oxidoreductase: protein MMNKQLFELNDDVAVVIGGTGELGGMMAEALGTFGAKVAVVGRNAERGEARAMRITDAGGEAKFFAADGLDSDSLAVMRDAVKAWAGSPTTILVNAAGGNRPEATIPPGGDFCKLPVDAWRDVFDLNLVGGALLPCQVFAPDMIDAGVGSIINIASMSGMIPLSRVVAYSAAKAAVINLTLWLSREWATTGVRVNAISPGFFPAEQNRKLLLNDDGSYTERGGQIIGHTPMARFGKAEELAGAVVWLANRNASSFVTGQNIAIDGGFASVTI, encoded by the coding sequence ATGATGAATAAACAACTTTTTGAACTGAACGATGATGTCGCGGTTGTCATTGGTGGAACCGGCGAACTAGGTGGGATGATGGCAGAGGCTTTGGGCACGTTTGGGGCCAAAGTAGCCGTCGTGGGCCGAAATGCGGAGCGTGGCGAAGCACGGGCAATGCGGATCACGGACGCGGGTGGCGAGGCAAAGTTTTTCGCGGCCGATGGCCTCGATTCTGACTCCTTGGCCGTGATGCGTGATGCGGTAAAAGCATGGGCTGGATCGCCAACCACAATCCTGGTCAATGCGGCGGGCGGTAATCGCCCTGAGGCGACCATTCCGCCTGGAGGAGATTTTTGCAAGTTGCCTGTTGATGCGTGGCGAGACGTTTTTGATCTGAATCTCGTTGGCGGGGCACTTTTGCCGTGCCAAGTGTTTGCACCCGATATGATCGACGCAGGTGTCGGCAGTATTATCAACATCGCTTCGATGTCAGGAATGATCCCACTGTCACGAGTCGTCGCTTATTCCGCTGCCAAGGCGGCCGTGATTAACTTGACACTTTGGCTCTCACGTGAATGGGCGACGACCGGTGTCCGGGTCAACGCCATCAGCCCCGGTTTTTTCCCAGCGGAACAGAACCGAAAACTTCTATTGAATGATGATGGCAGTTATACCGAGCGAGGGGGACAAATTATCGGGCATACGCCGATGGCCCGTTTTGGGAAAGCAGAGGAATTAGCGGGTGCCGTTGTCTGGTTAGCCAATCGCAATGCATCTTCGTTTGTAACAGGCCAAAATATAGCAATCGATGGCGGATTCGCGTCCGTTACGATTTAA